aaCTTAGCCTCACTTTAGATTCTCCTCTAGTATCTATTATTGCGTTTGTcttgctttatatttttgaaatctctctgaattttatttttataatagttCTCGATTTTTCCAAATCTCCTTTCACCAACTTGCGCTACATGACTGTGCAGTTTGTCTATATGAGTTTATCtatctctccctttccatatccaccacctacccactattgaatcttttaaacgtgcactgaaaatgaacctcttctgtaaatattacttctaacaccctttcccataacgCTAGTCCTTTTTCCCACCCTTcgttttgcaatatcatgttactctatggtcttgttcttgttatttggttcctctttgtattttctgtatttgattttattctctgTTAGTAtagttgtttgttcttttatagttcatgtgttatttggttttctgtctcttgtatgcattcttgttcttaaatgctaagagcatgctccttaggagttcgagcatgcactttacaaattttgtatttattattattaagtacaTTCACAGACATACACAAGGCACACCATTATATGTACATGATGAGCTAAAAATGAAGTAAATACTTGGAATTACAGAAGAGATTTTATGATGGAGGCAAAGTGAAAAATCATCCAGACTCAAAAGACATCTGGATTAATGCATAGTAGAATAAGACTTTGACTTTGCTTGAGAGAtgattataaattgttttaaaagagaaGGTACAAGACATAAAACAGGCAAGACATGTAATACTTACTGGTAAAGAACTCAACAGATTGCAAGAGAGGTCAAGTTGTGTTGCTTTAGGAATGGATGCCTAAAACAGAATAAGCAACAGGATCTTTAGTAAAAAATAGTGTCAGTTTTCAATAAACTTATTACATGATAATCAACTATAAAATGTGTACAGAACTTTCCCAAGTTACAACACTAAGgttattaaaatacattaaacaaGCATCTAAATATGCACTAAATGCAGCCATCATCATGACATAACAAATATCACCAATGTCAAATATGCCCACAGCTAACATGGTTCAGTTATGCTACTAGTTATACTTTTAGCCTTGAGAACAAAGTAAAGTTTGTAGTTCTTATCTTAAGAACAATTAAGATTTGTTACTACATGTAACTTAAATTTAGGGAAGGATTATCTAAGAATCTCATCCTGAGACCAACTCAGGTatgtaaaaatgttctttatgtCAGACCAATTAAAAGTTCTAAAATgatgtgcattttttaaaactaatttatcTAAATAGGTTTAAGGGCTAAAATTgtataaaattagaaatgtgaaaCTGGCCCCAGAACACTGCTTCCTGTAAAGCTATTCCTGAtagagatttcttttttcaaagtttgatgTGACAAACACAGTACAGTCAAACATTGTACATGTGCCACACTAATCTCAGTTAAACACCCCCTAAAATCCTTCGACTCTGgtcacaacaaaatattattgcttaaatctgtttaaaacaaaCCCCAAGGACTTTGggcatggacgtagataggatCTACGTTCATGCTTTGGGGCAATCGATGTGGCAGATGTCACGTTTAAGATACCTAAACAAATGCATCTTCCCGGCgacttaataaaataaagattctttGTTAAACTTTATGAAAATACTCGTTATATCCTAATTATCTAGAAGTGAAATCAAGCTAAAGCAAACAGATCTAAGCATCTTATTTACTACCTGCCACATCTGGGTGTGTCTAAACATAAACGCTTTCGCTATCCCATTGATTCAAGTGACCTTACCAGTTCTTTTACTGGGACCACTTCTAAATTGCTCAGACTAAGATCCAGCTCATTTCCTTCAAGTTTGTCTTTAAGGCTTTCTTTTGGCATGATTAAACTGAATGCGTTAGTCTTGCAAGTAACACGTAAGCTGTAGAATTTTCGATTTGCCAGGCGCATCTGAAagaacaaattttgaaaaaaacataaatactgaATAATAACTGAAGAGCTTTCTATTATAGTCtaatatgatataaaatataatatttttatgtaagaaataattattttatttggtaattatgtaaaacattttctctcttgcCGGTTAACTATTTTTATGTCTTCCGGTCTAGAGCTCGCCATGTGAAGCAATCGGGAGGAACAGTTACAGGAGAAATGGTTAGTACTTAGAAAGTGAACGTTTTGAGGAATGGCATTTTGTTTGCAGATACACGATTTTATAACTATTACTGCAATTGATTAGGCTTGATTCAGCCATGTCACTTGCCGTAAGTATTGCTCacattatatataaaattaaaacatcgACTGGGTGTCCTTCAAAGCTTCGCAACAGTCATTGGAATTTATACCAAATATAGCTTTCGATTCTTTCCTGTTCTCCTCTGGGCAAAAAACGTGGTTTCTTAGAACTTTTTCTCTCAGAAAAGTTTTGTCACTACTCCACAGATTAGAATATGCAAACTTTTAACATGATACTAAGTAGACTATAAGTAAAAAGAGAGACAGCCAGCGGTTCCCCTTCACTTGAAACGATCGGCGGCATCCTTCCTTTCCAGCAGTCTATAGAATTgtttggggggagagggaggcagTCATTTCGCCTCCCAACAAAAGTAGATTCGTCCCAGCTAGTCCATATCATCCTAAGCCCAAAAGACGAATCGATCACCGATGAAACAAGTTAAAATGTGCTATGTAACTCCACGTGATTGTTATCGTTAATTTATAGTCATTCTGTATTTGCTgtaaaccagcggttctcaacctgtgggtcgcgaccccctggggggtcgcgacgtgcctacaagggggtcgcgaaggtggtcatttttttaaaaagtttcttatactggtattagtgaaattagtttacattgtgtaaccgagtggtgagggcgatcaaactccaaatctcttctccctattcaagtacactgtctcggcaatgcagtgacttctcacttccaaaactcaaacacaatcccctctcaacaattaagcctccaatctcctcctctcgccttttgccctctctcttccccaatctctcatcgctgactcccctctccctctccagtcacacctctctttttttttaaacatctaaaaggcaggcattcaggaaacgtccatcattcacaccctttcattcgcacgtgctcagtcctagtactctataggtccctgacagaaggccatgaccagacaagggaaggttacaaacaactgacaagatgaatgctttcgtccgaaacattttgttgtggacgcagaagatactccaagaaaatatttttgatgtttccgtgcttgtgtaagtgcaaggctgacaacttgaatcttgatcaggtgaagaatgtaattattgcccatctaagcggactgcaagaaaggtttcagcattatttcgctgaaattgatgtgactaaatacgattggattcgtaatccatttctggctgatcctagcacaagcgggttgtccacgcaagaagaagagcagctcatcgacctttcgagtgaccaatccctgaaaatggtcttccaaacaacaccagtgccaacattctggattagcatcaacggtgaatatcctctcctttctgagaaagcaatgaaagttcttctgccattttcaacttcatatatgtgtgagcaaggattttcagcattggcagcactgaagtctcaatgcagaaatcgtgtggacgcagaggctgagctgcgaatagcagtgggtacgaacatcgcacacaggttcgcttctctatgcaacagcaagcaggctcaaccttctcattaatcaaagtgagtgtccaataaaataatatttattagcaccagaatttgctttagtaaaatttcattaacagttatacttcttgcagatacgaactttgttcttccgttgttgatttcctcgacgcggcgttcgaggttagctaaggctctcccccccccgctcttccaccgacctagctggctaagggggtcgcggacgtaccggtgttcgtcaggggggtcgtcacatgtaaaaggttgagaaccgctgctgtaaaCCGTCCCAGGCTCTAAAGACTGGTCTGGACGATCGAGGTGACGGATGTACTCTGGCCACTTGATGCTGGCTGTCAATGTAGTTCACAGTCAAGCCTTTGTTTTGACAATCATATGGGGGTCGCGGCTAGTCCAGGACGAAAATCTTTCATGTCATCACAAACACAGGTTAAATAACAACCCAAATAGCGACCTTTCAACAATGAACCTCCAACTAAGGAATAATTAGACCAGTCTTTTGAGCTGGGGAAGGTTTACAAAACAGCATGGctgtaaatgaataataataatatgaatttaaatagcacattttcaacattttttaaagcagttttcacAACTGACGATAGTGGTGTACGTGAACTACTGTAATGTGATGTGCTTCACTATCAGGCTAAACAACTACCCAATCACCAACTTCTCTGCGTATAATAATAAGTCAAAGTACAAGTTCACAATACAATGATGTTTGAATAATGTAAggctcttttggtaatatttgacattaatagctacttatTTTATTGGTGATCGATTCATCTTTTGGGCTTGGGATGGTTTGACTTTTCTATCTTGGAACGAAATGGACTTAGCTGAGACAAATTGACTTTTGCTGTAGGAGGAAATGACTTAAGGCCGGATTTGGTTAGGTGAACAGACATCACCATGATACCCTGGTGACCTGTTATTAAAGCTAaattcttctcttcttgttcctaatcgccccTAGTGCAGAAAAGGGCTGCAAAAACCTGAGGGCTTTCGCCAGCATGTGCCATAGGCTCTTTCAATGAGGGATCTTCTCGTCCAGGCTCTCattgtgcttgtgttgtatttgcggtttctgtagcatgtttttttatatatacacaggaTGGGAATGATAGCCCCACGCCCCACCCTTCTTCATCTGGGCTTGGGACTAGCAGGTCACCTGGGTTTTCCAGGCGAAGTTAaatagaatatatttattttagaaaacaacAGGAACACAGGCTGCATGATTTTAAGTACCCAGCCCATGACTCATCAGCGTAGTGTAAAAGCAAACCAGCCATCTGTGTCACAGAATTAAACTCCATCTAAGGGTCTGtgttgcaaaattaaaaaaatgtacaaaaagaaatgatagGAGTACTTTAAGCTTGATAATTTCTTAACATATGAGCGCTTGAGAATTGACTTTGTGTAAGGCTTAAATGGAGGGGACTTTTAGCAAAATTTTTGCATTCATCAGGACAGAATATCAGATTTTAGTTACCATATTTATTGTATAACTCATATATACATTTGAACATAGTTCTGTTTAAATGTCTGAAGTGCTTCTAATGTGAAAGACAGATTGGTTTACCCCTAACTAAAGGAGCCTTATAGAGGGGGAGAAACCTATGGGGACcatgaaagggagataattgaaGATGGCTGAGCTATGTGGAAATTTTGCCTCATAAGTAATAAGCAAAGTTCAGACATGTCAGGCTTAATGGCTGATTTTCTACCTTAGGATGGAAGAAAAATAACTTGCCCTGGGGAAGGGAGTTAAGGAGCGCACGTTGTATTCTGTCATTgctgatcaactttatttgacagtttattcttttgcacatgtatgcataaaGAATTAACCCTGCATGCAGGTGTGTGCACACAGATAAAcctagtaaaaagaaaagaggtaATTAGAGTAGAGATGGAGGGAAGACTCATATACTGATACGTTTAtaaattatgcttttttttttttcaggccaAATATCTGGTACAAATTATTGTAGCAGGTTCACAAGTGATTGGGCGAGCATTTGTGCGAGCTTTGAGACAGGAATTTCAGGCCAGCCAACAAGCAGCACAAGGAGCAGGTGGCGGTAGACAGGGTGCAAGACGGGCGGCAGCAGACACAATTACTGGCATGTCACTTCAGGTAATCTTAAttagttttactttatttcttatttataatATAGTTTATGACTAGCTTTGTGCAGCTACTGTATGATAGCCTATGTGGTTTATATGAGGTATGGTTATTTCTGattgaaaacaagatttttgtcATTGCTGATATGGGTGCGAGTCTCAGAATCAGATTTCTTGAAGtttaaaaagcattaaaaaataaaaaggttagTTAAATCTTCTCTTTGTACCTGcttaaaaacaaccaaacagcCATAAAATCCAAAAAGATTGAAAGTCTATGTTAATAGtagttattgtttattttctttttgaaaatcctttttcattgctaaaaagataaagatttcaAGAAAGTTGTTTATAATATGGTGATCACTTATTTCCTTATGCTTTAAGAGATGcttattcattttttgtttggtacTGAGGACTTACAtcttcactttttgttttctttatttctttcacatcaGGAAGCTATGCAGATTTTAAACTTAAGAAGTGTTGATGACCTTGAGGCTCTCCAGAAAAATTACGAACACTTGTTCTCACTAAATGATAAAGCTAAAGGAGGATCCTTTTACCTGCAATCAAAGGTACGTGTAGCtaactgaaaatattgtttctctGCTGCCATTTTGCCATTTTATACAATTATATAGTGAAATTACCTATCATTCTTATGCACTTCTGAACTTTCACAAATGGATTATTGGTAATCTTCCTATTTGAAGATCATAGCTGttaatttagattttttaaaaacattttgaaaggaATGTTTTTGATATTAGCCAACATGTCAATAAACCAACAGCTGGTGAAAAGGGACCTTTGTAAAAAATGATcttgttttgttcgttttagATTTTCAGAGCAAAGGAACGAATTGAGGCAGAATTAAAGGGGAAAATGGAAGAAGCCAAAAGATCCCAGTCCAAGCAGAACAGTAATGAAACATGATCTTTGTGTGGGAGATGTGACATCTCCCAAGTgaaaaggcaaaagaaagacaatattCTTTATAGCAGTTGCTACTAGAGataaaacagacttttaaaagaCCCATTGTGATCTACTTTTGTTGCACAAGAGGGTAAAAGTTCTGTTATTTTCAGAATATGTTAATAAATACCTGAAGAATGAAGATAGCTCTTGGCATATtggtacaaataaaaaaattcaaagtatACTTTCTCAACAATACATTACCtctgtataaataatttattacgCAATCACGTGTTGGAAAACCAATTTGATCGTTGATAAGGCAGTGtccttcatcttttttcagaGACTTCgctaaaaataacttaaaattttGACTTCAGTAGACAAGAAAATAAGGTGGTGTTATAATATGTTTTATTGACCAAGGatgagaaaattttttttgtgacaCCAGCTTTATTGCGTTGATCAGTTGTTAGGCAATTATTATATAGACTAGTGTGGTCcttgtggcacctgtttacataATAGGTGATTAGCCATGATACTGCCTTCATTGCTGAATGCATTTAACCtcaattccccctccccattCCACTTGCTATGAAAGCAAAAGAAGCAAGATTCAAGAATAAGCATATGGTAAGTATTTTTGCATAgtggaaaaataactttttttaataaggtAGGGCAAGAATATTCTTTGTAGTTCCTCTTTTATGCTTTTCAGGTTTTACACTTTTCCAGCAGTAAGGAATAGCAATCATATTGCAAATGTCATGTTTTCTGGTTTGGATTCCATAAGGGCCTGTTGGGCACAGCAAGAGATTCAGTGATATATGctgtgttaaaaatatatataaatatttgtggatGGGGACTTTTTAGATCTGTTTATAGAGGTGGTTTCTTTCTGTGGTCATAGCTGCATACAGCAGCCATGTGTACCTGTATCTACGCAAGAGTGTACTTGTTGAGGAATCAAATTAATTTACACAATTCAGTGTTGGTTGTGCATGGTGCAGGCTAATAGGCTGTATAAATGCTGAATTCTCCCAGACTGATCTAGATTGTTTGATTGTAAAGTGGCATAAtctaaagaattaaaaaaaggattGTATGGCATCTGTTTTGCATTGAAATACATGTCTTGGGCTTGTTTTTCTAAAATGGATTAGCAGTATGAATGAGAATAAACTTGTTTGGAAGGCTGATGAAGGTCTCGGGCAGAATTTTTTAGTCTGCAGGATTGTCATTTGCACTATACTAAATTAACATGCATTTTATTGCGAGGAGAAAGGCTAGATGTATTTAAGTAGGTCAAATTGGTAGTTCTTCCTGagatgtatacatatattttcacTATATCAACTTTAGTTACACAAAGCATTCTAGAGCTGTGCATCCAGCACTCTAATATGTTGTGGCAAATCATAGCAAAccatttgatgtttttttttttttttttttttttattggaggCTAATGGTTCACAAATCTGTGAATCAATATAAGG
This is a stretch of genomic DNA from Pomacea canaliculata isolate SZHN2017 linkage group LG3, ASM307304v1, whole genome shotgun sequence. It encodes these proteins:
- the LOC112559461 gene encoding mitochondrial import inner membrane translocase subunit Tim16-like isoform X2 translates to MAKYLVQIIVAGSQVIGRAFVRALRQEFQASQQAAQGAGGGRQGARRAAADTITGMSLQEAMQILNLRSVDDLEALQKNYEHLFSLNDKAKGGSFYLQSKIFRAKERIEAELKGKMEEAKRSQSKQNSNET
- the LOC112559461 gene encoding mitochondrial import inner membrane translocase subunit Tim16-like isoform X1, with the protein product MSLAAKYLVQIIVAGSQVIGRAFVRALRQEFQASQQAAQGAGGGRQGARRAAADTITGMSLQEAMQILNLRSVDDLEALQKNYEHLFSLNDKAKGGSFYLQSKIFRAKERIEAELKGKMEEAKRSQSKQNSNET